Proteins from one Candidatus Nitrospira nitrosa genomic window:
- a CDS encoding DUF948 domain-containing protein, with the protein MTIVEIAALLVAVVFAVLVGYLVPVLMQIRKTVAESEQLLAKMNTELPALVAELRAVSQNLNDVTSQAREGVEHASVLLHAVGEVGESVRQVHTVVCGSGGTLLSNVASMVAGVKAATHVVRERMKHEGGTHNGG; encoded by the coding sequence ATGACGATCGTTGAAATTGCGGCACTCCTCGTCGCCGTCGTATTTGCAGTGCTGGTTGGATATCTCGTGCCTGTTTTGATGCAGATTCGAAAGACTGTTGCCGAGTCCGAACAACTGTTGGCGAAGATGAATACGGAGTTGCCGGCTCTTGTGGCTGAATTGCGTGCGGTGAGCCAGAACCTCAATGACGTGACGAGTCAGGCCCGTGAGGGTGTCGAGCATGCATCGGTCTTGCTGCACGCCGTAGGCGAGGTTGGTGAATCGGTGCGGCAAGTACATACTGTTGTCTGCGGTTCAGGCGGAACGCTATTGAGCAATGTGGCGAGTATGGTTGCCGGCGTCAAGGCCGCAACGCACGTCGTACGGGAACGCATGAAACATGAGGGAGGGACACACAATGGCGGATGA
- a CDS encoding FtsB family cell division protein translates to MVIKQNRGRDWLEWQRRLFTLAQVGGVIGVLWLGVALFYGEMGLSRYLTMRDYAKNLEEELSVLRKENVTLQHDILRLQHDPTKIEQLAREQLGYVRKGETVYQFIPGSEKQQEPSSKP, encoded by the coding sequence ATGGTTATTAAGCAAAATCGTGGTCGGGACTGGCTGGAGTGGCAGCGACGTCTGTTCACTCTTGCCCAGGTGGGCGGAGTGATTGGGGTTCTTTGGCTGGGGGTCGCACTCTTCTATGGAGAAATGGGGCTTTCACGGTATCTCACGATGCGGGATTACGCCAAGAATTTGGAAGAAGAGCTGTCGGTATTACGCAAAGAAAATGTCACCTTGCAGCACGATATTCTGCGTCTCCAGCATGATCCAACCAAGATCGAACAATTAGCCCGTGAGCAGTTAGGCTATGTGCGGAAAGGTGAGACAGTGTATCAATTCATTCCAGGTTCAGAGAAACAACAGGAGCCTTCCTCAAAGCCATGA
- the eno gene encoding phosphopyruvate hydratase, which yields MSDIREIRGRQIIDSRGNPTVEVEVRLESGAVGRAAVPSGASTGEKEAIELRDGDKKRWMGKGVSKAVANISKVIAPELLGKDAFDQAGIDRAMIGLDGTKTKGKLGANAILGVSLAVAKASAIETGQPLYRYLGGTNARVLPVPLMNIINGGAHADNRLDLQEFMIMPVGANRFSEALRMATEVFHSLKALLKKKGLNTAVGDEGGFAPDLQSNEEALSLISEAIEAAGYQVGRDIALALDCAASELYEKGRYILEAEKNPERSSEDMVSYYGKLLDRYPILSIEDGLSELDWKGWKLLTEKLGKRVQLVGDDIFVTNVEIFSKGIKEGIGNSILIKLNQIGTLTETLDAIELAKRSGYTAIISHRSGETEDTTIADVAVATNSGLIKTGSLSRTDRVAKYNQLLRIEEELGAAAIYRGREAVPVRS from the coding sequence ATGAGCGACATCAGAGAAATCAGGGGCAGGCAGATTATCGATTCACGTGGTAATCCGACGGTTGAGGTCGAAGTCAGGCTTGAAAGTGGAGCGGTTGGGCGAGCGGCCGTTCCCTCCGGCGCTTCGACAGGCGAAAAAGAGGCGATTGAGCTGAGAGATGGGGACAAGAAGCGATGGATGGGAAAGGGTGTCTCCAAAGCGGTTGCAAATATTAGCAAGGTCATTGCTCCTGAACTGCTGGGAAAGGACGCATTCGATCAAGCCGGGATTGACCGAGCCATGATTGGGTTGGATGGGACGAAGACCAAGGGCAAGCTGGGCGCGAATGCGATCTTGGGTGTGTCCTTAGCCGTGGCGAAAGCGTCGGCGATTGAAACCGGGCAACCTCTCTACCGGTACTTGGGTGGGACGAATGCGCGCGTACTTCCGGTTCCGCTTATGAACATCATCAACGGGGGAGCCCATGCCGACAATCGGCTGGACCTTCAAGAGTTCATGATCATGCCGGTGGGGGCCAACCGATTCAGCGAGGCCCTTCGCATGGCCACCGAGGTCTTTCATTCATTGAAGGCGCTCTTGAAGAAGAAGGGCCTCAATACGGCCGTCGGAGATGAAGGAGGATTTGCTCCCGATCTGCAATCGAACGAAGAAGCATTGAGCCTCATATCGGAGGCGATTGAAGCGGCAGGCTATCAGGTCGGGCGGGATATTGCTCTGGCGTTAGACTGTGCCGCCAGTGAACTCTACGAGAAGGGACGGTACATTCTTGAAGCAGAAAAGAATCCGGAACGTTCATCGGAAGACATGGTCAGTTACTATGGCAAACTGCTCGATCGCTATCCCATTCTCTCCATCGAAGATGGGTTGAGTGAGCTGGACTGGAAGGGCTGGAAATTGCTCACGGAAAAGCTCGGGAAGCGGGTCCAACTCGTCGGCGACGATATCTTTGTGACGAATGTTGAGATCTTTTCAAAGGGCATTAAGGAGGGGATTGGAAATTCAATCCTGATTAAGCTGAATCAGATCGGAACATTGACGGAGACGTTGGATGCCATTGAACTCGCGAAGCGATCGGGTTATACGGCCATCATTTCGCACCGTTCTGGGGAAACAGAGGACACGACCATTGCGGACGTGGCCGTCGCGACGAACAGTGGGTTGATCAAGACCGGGTCTCTTTCTCGAACGGATCGTGTGGCGAAATACAATCAGCTGCTGCGAATTGAGGAAGAGTTGGGAGCTGCGGCAATCTACCGTGGTCGAGAGGCCGTGCCTGTGCGGAGTTAG
- the gatB gene encoding Asp-tRNA(Asn)/Glu-tRNA(Gln) amidotransferase subunit GatB, with product MMFEAVIGVEVHAQLRTNSKMFCGCGTTFGLSANSQTCPVCLGLPGSLPVINRTAIEMAVRAGLALNCTITANNRFARKNYFYPDLPKGYQISQYEDPICQHGWIEVVVGTVAKRVRVRRAHLEEDAGKNVHGAGTAGSRVDLNRAGTPLLEIVTEPDMSSADEVVAYLKGLRDVLMYLDVCDGNMEEGSFRCEPNLSLRPVGQREFGTKVELKNINSFKYVKDAVEYEIKRQTKVLNEGGKIYQETRLWNIDRGETAVMRSKEEAHDYRYFPDPDLVPLQLNEDWIEGFRSSLPELPAVRTHRFITEYGLPEYDAGVITTSKGMADYFESCLKLFKDPKTVSNWVMGELTRELNNSGTDIAVSPVSPDRLIDLLTMVDKGVISLKVAREIFPELYRSGKTPQQIVQEKGLTQVSDEGALQKIIDEVLSKNPVQVGQFKEGKPQVLGFLVGQVMKASGGKANPGKVNALLKNKLIV from the coding sequence ATGATGTTTGAGGCGGTGATCGGGGTGGAGGTCCATGCACAACTGCGGACCAACTCCAAAATGTTCTGCGGGTGCGGTACGACCTTCGGGCTCTCCGCGAACAGCCAGACTTGTCCTGTCTGTCTTGGTCTCCCAGGCAGCTTGCCCGTGATCAATCGAACGGCGATCGAAATGGCGGTTCGTGCCGGATTGGCGTTGAACTGTACGATCACGGCAAACAATCGATTCGCAAGAAAGAACTATTTCTACCCGGATTTGCCCAAGGGGTACCAGATTTCTCAATACGAGGATCCGATCTGCCAGCATGGCTGGATTGAGGTCGTTGTCGGGACGGTTGCAAAACGAGTTCGAGTTCGGCGAGCGCACTTGGAAGAAGACGCGGGGAAAAACGTACACGGAGCTGGGACGGCGGGAAGCCGTGTGGATTTGAATCGTGCGGGCACACCGCTGCTGGAGATCGTGACGGAACCGGACATGAGTTCAGCGGATGAGGTGGTAGCCTATCTGAAAGGGTTGCGCGATGTGCTGATGTATCTGGATGTGTGCGATGGGAACATGGAAGAAGGGAGTTTCCGTTGTGAGCCAAACTTGTCATTGCGTCCGGTTGGCCAACGGGAGTTCGGGACGAAGGTTGAGCTCAAGAATATCAATTCCTTCAAATATGTGAAGGATGCGGTCGAGTATGAAATCAAACGGCAGACCAAGGTCCTGAATGAGGGAGGCAAGATCTATCAGGAGACCAGACTTTGGAACATTGATCGGGGTGAAACGGCAGTGATGCGCTCTAAAGAGGAGGCCCATGACTATCGATACTTCCCTGATCCGGATTTGGTACCGCTGCAGTTGAACGAGGACTGGATCGAGGGATTTCGATCGTCATTACCGGAATTGCCAGCCGTGCGTACCCATCGATTTATCACCGAGTATGGTCTTCCAGAGTACGATGCGGGCGTGATCACGACATCGAAAGGCATGGCGGATTACTTTGAGTCCTGCCTGAAGCTGTTCAAAGACCCTAAAACCGTGAGTAATTGGGTGATGGGGGAATTAACCCGAGAATTGAATAACTCGGGGACCGATATCGCCGTGTCGCCGGTCTCGCCTGATCGACTTATCGATCTGTTGACGATGGTGGATAAAGGGGTGATCAGCTTAAAAGTCGCTCGTGAGATTTTTCCCGAGCTCTATCGTAGCGGCAAGACCCCGCAACAGATTGTGCAGGAAAAAGGGTTGACGCAGGTCTCAGATGAAGGGGCGCTACAGAAGATCATCGACGAGGTTTTGAGTAAGAATCCGGTGCAGGTTGGGCAGTTCAAGGAAGGGAAGCCGCAGGTCTTAGGATTTCTTGTTGGTCAGGTGATGAAGGCAAGTGGGGGGAAGGCGAATCCCGGCAAGGTGAATGCGTTGTTGAAAAACAAGCTGATTGTCTAA
- a CDS encoding YtxH domain-containing protein — MADERGASTAVLLAFLSGAAMGAVMGLLLAPQTGSESRDRLRGYARRAETDLRDLAGRAGEVFEEAVDQGREFVESKRSVLRDAFDAGREAMKRERGHVQDEGAERG; from the coding sequence ATGGCGGATGAACGGGGAGCTTCAACGGCGGTGTTGTTGGCGTTTCTCAGCGGTGCGGCCATGGGTGCGGTGATGGGACTATTGCTGGCCCCCCAAACGGGCAGTGAGTCGCGTGACCGACTGCGAGGGTATGCTCGTCGTGCGGAAACCGATTTGCGAGATCTCGCTGGTCGGGCTGGTGAGGTGTTTGAAGAAGCCGTCGATCAGGGCAGGGAGTTCGTCGAGTCGAAACGGTCGGTGCTGCGGGATGCCTTCGATGCCGGACGTGAGGCGATGAAACGCGAACGAGGACACGTCCAAGATGAGGGAGCGGAGCGCGGATGA